ATAATTGCTATGATTGACTTCTTGTGTCTTTTCGAATTACTGCTCCTTTTAGTGCGAAGAGATGAAAACCGTAGCCTGATTGGATGAGCTGTCTCAACAATCTACTTCGAGCCCGTGTGGattagctggaaaaaaaaaatttaagcataagtgcttaaagtctttttttaagtgctgaaaattattttaaaaataagcagTTACTTATTTGGATAAGAGTGcttaaagggtttttagaaataagggtatattgaaattaacagaaaatatagataaaaggataaagttgttggtcaaactaaaatagcttttaagccaaaaaaaaaaagttgagttgaacttcttgattttgacttattttaagcactctttaacttaatttaaacAGTTTTCTATTTTTACCAAACaccaaataaatttaaaatagcTTATAAACTGGTTTGactaacttataagccaataCAACGGGCTCTTCATATCTAAGTACAATTTATTAGTATGGATAGAATTTATGGAACGTGTTTAGCATCCACTGATATACTTCTCTGATTTAAAGTTGACTTGAGGGGAAAGCCCCCTGCCAAAAGGAGATCTTAAGAATATACCATCAGCTCTATTTGCTAAAACATGAGTATTGTAAAATCAAATACATTTTTCTGAAATTGATACCAATTTAGCTCATTATCTGAAACAAGTTATCGCATTAAAATTTATACCATCTTAAACTGAACTTTATCACTTTTTGATTTGGTGCACTCAAATATCCAATGCATAACtggaaaaatacaaatatttcATCATGATAGTTGGCCCAGCACTAAACCATAACACAATTATCTTCCATCTTCCCACAGATCCagtaatatttttccttttcgccGGAGTAGAATCAATAGAGGTGATAAATTAAGTAACAACCTAACCAACAACTTGCAATTGAACAactatttaattatgttttgaagagATAACGGTGGATGTTTGAAAAATAGTATTGCTATTGAACAATTGAGAGGAGGCAACTTCATCTGTAAAAAGCTTTTGAAATTTTACTATTTGAATATATTGCCCTAAGTATTTCACTGATCTACAAAACATTGATGAGACAGGTTATGTTTACCTGTAGCTCAATATCAAGCAATAGACTGTGAGAGAATCAGAAAAGTCATGTTTCTTGATAATATAAGCgagcatatatataataatccTTTGTTCACAACTTTACAACCTCCAGTCCTCTTTGTGGGGAATATTTAAGGAAAGAAAGCTAATGCATAAATAAGTAGAGGTTCCAACTGAGAAATATATAAGAGGTGTATTGGTGCATACTAAAAATGTTCCATAAATACTATCCTTAACGATAAATCGTACCTAGATATAAAGTAGATTGTTGAGGCATCTCATCGACACTATCTAAACAACAATTTATCATAAGCCACAAGATTTACTCGCATAATATAAGACGAAAAGATGCAAACTTTCTTTAACCAAACAATTTATCATAGACCTAATTACTTGCGtaaccatacatacatattctcTATGGATTCAAACATTTCCCTTTTTAACTGTTTAGGCTTCTATGATGTACAAAAAAATAGGATCACAACTGTAACTACCCGTTCGGTCGTTATTGCAattttgaccattttgccccgTTGACCTGTCCCGAGccttattagtattattttaaCCTGCGGGGAAAGGTGGCACAGTTCCTTAGGCATTGGAGTGAGTTTTGATGtgacttttggaaaatttagcttttaagtgaaaaccgtttgactcatagttgacttttgggtaaacggacctttttcggatATCCGTctattccgagaggtccgaatagtcgtttagaacttgtgtgtatattcggttcggttctcaatgcactcgggtgcattttgaaacttgggttggaaagttagctttgaggtatcgggggttgactcggtcaacgagacctccattgagaattctgaggccatgagtgcgttcgtagcgcgtttttatgtatatctgcatatttggtttgtgtccgggagATTCCGGAATGGTTCCGAGTGTCGACtccaagtttggaagacaccaGAAAAATTGTCTAGTGACCACAAAAGCGGTCGGCTGGCCGCAAAAGCAGCCGTGTGACTGCCAAAGCGGTTGGCCAGAAAAGCGGCCGGGTGGCGGCAAAAGCGGTCGAGCGACAGCAAAAACGACCAGGTGGCTGCCAAAGCGGCCGACGGGCAGTGACTGgggtatttaatgatataagtcttttcattcatttattattccgAAAGTAGTTCATCTTGGGAGcttttctagaggtttcttaGGGCAAACTCTTAGAGGTAAACTCATCCACCTCCTCTATCTAATCTTGATTCATTATCTCACCTATTTATCATTAATCCATGCAAGAATCTTCCTAAAGTTATGAGAACTAAGTGGGTTTTGGGTTATCTTCCTCTAATGAACTTGTGAGTATAAAACCTTATTTTGTTAATGAATTTAGCATGGGttagcatggaattgatgggtaTTAGCTATTGTAACTTGAATCTTCCTTTTTCCAAGGCTTAATTGGTGAATTAAAGGCTAGGaacatacccaaatttgggggttttctagATAATCCGAATTTTGAGTAATTGTTAGCTAAATTAGTTgattattgatgggaattgaacatctatgttacacctcggaaaaatttcatgtcgttggaCAATGAATAGACTAAAGCGGGGTAAGAAGTGTATGATGTTTCTACGAGTAACAAAGGTTACTaaatggttctaattaagattccaaagacgtttgaagcaagagaagaaaaTTCGTTAAGAAAGGGgaagtatacgttgtgtttcggaaaggatttgcaaagtaccgagttaATGTTGACTGAaggatgtcttaaagaagagttgtaacgccccttagattgttaatgaagtgttaaacaactgccaataaggttccataaggattggagaaaAAACGAAATGATGAGGACAAGTTTCGAGAAATTGTGGATTGTACGGTactttatacggcccgtataatttatacggcccgtatatcaGTCCATAGAACTCTCCCAGAGGAGGATGAGATTCTAGAGGAAATGTACGGTCCAATTATTTCCGCACTTGTTATATTATTACAatcagacttacgtgatttattctcttccgcttatttaattatatatttacgTTTTCactatcgttgggttgagggttcgcttaccgaggtgggaaaggtaggtgcccgcacgacttagctaaattgggtcgtgacaacaactCAAGAGATTGGAACATCAGCAGTATGCACAAACTCAGAGAAAcagaataaattttttaattggtTTCTAGTTAAAGAAATCATGCCCGGCAACATCTTGTATATGACTGCCGCATCAACTTCTGGGACATTGCACTCTTATTTACTTTGCTCTTCTTACCTCACACAAGTTAAATTTCAATGGTTACTAACTTCAGAGTCCTCTTTTCACTATCATATTCACCACCACTGGATCAATCTTTATTTCAAAGCTCTTAATAATACCTTTGAGAAAGGCAAATTGCTATAGAAACCTCATCTTCTTATGCAGCTCAAATTATCTATTGGCAATATACCACTTAACCTCATTAAACATTACTGATAGGATCATAAGCCTATGGTCATAATTAGACAACACTAATAGCTACACCTTTGTCGCCCACTAAGCTTtgtattaattcttaaaaaagaaataaacaaaataccAACATCTGTTAATTGGATGAATATAAGTACAACTGAAAAATATGATTTTCTGAAAATGTTCAAACTTACCATCTCTACATTTGGGGAAGCAAACTCATATTGAAGTTATTAAAGATGGATCAATTAGTTGTTTTACGCCAGTTTCTAATGCGATAGTCAATATGTAGTTTAGGAGTGTGAACATGGATTCTGCATTGCTGGAATTTTCTAATATCTTGAATTGGGATGTCATTCTCGGGATTCTGTAATATGTTGGCTATTTGATCAGACTGTGTCCTGAAACATGACCAGCAAGAACTTATGGGGAATTGACCAATATGTTGCAGATTATTTAGCTTATACAAAGCTGAAAATGGAATGGAATGGGACGTGATGCTTACTGTAGAGTCGCTAAGTTTAAAGAAGAAAGAGACTGGAAGAACTCAATGGTGAACAAATGAAGTAGCAGAGAAAAGATACTAATCTGGGCTCTGCAAATTACAGTATGCACATAAGCACATCAATAGAGCATATGTGTATACCCATGTTATCACAAACACAGCATAAGGGATAAACACAAATCGGATACAAGCAGCTCAAATAAATTGGTTGAAGCTTGGAACGCACAGTTCCAAAGAAATCAAGCAACAATATTTTGTATCTCCCATTACAGCAAAAAGAAATGGAGAGTACGTTTTAGACTAGCAGAAGATTGCAGAGGCCTAAGCTCAAATATTACAactaacttttctttctattgACAACTTTGTCGTTTCAGTCAAATCTCATGAATGTTATGTCTCACCTAGAGCAAAAAAGAATTGAGTGATTTCAACAGAATTATACAGTGGAGTGTGATAGTGCCAGTTAGGAAAGGTGCATCTGTTCACAGTGGGATTTCAATAATATAGCATAAACAACATGACATGCTACAACCAGCACAGTAGAGCATTGCAGACAAAGTGTCATTAACTTTAGCTTCGGGTAGAAATAGTGTAACCAGTTTCCATAGAAAGATTTAAAATAACATTACATTCACTTATACCAAGCCTCAAGCCAAAAAGTATGAAAACGAGAATGCATAGGGAAAACAGTAATTACCCTGAATGCAGGCTGGTAGTCAGCTGGAGCTCCACCCTTGTCACCGCCAAACTCACCCAGTGGACCTCTTGGACCAGCACGATAACCATCCCTGTCACCAAACCTTGGTCTATCTCCCTCAAACCTAGGCGGTCCACTGCAATCCATCAATACATCCAATCGCTCACAATTGATAACAAAGCTAGAGTTAAAACAAAGTAATTTGTTCGACATACTCCCTccgattcaaaataagtgtccacttagcctttttttaaattcaaattaagGGTCCACTTACGTAATCAAGGAAATATTTatgttttcttccaaatttacccctattaGATAAGTGAGTTTTAATGTAATCAATAAActatattaattaaataatatttaattaagaaTAGTTTAGCCAAAATACCGCCATCATAGCTCTGGTTTATATTCCTCCAAACACTCTCATTCTTGTTTCCTTTTCTGCATTTTATCTCCATTAACATTTGAAAAGAAAGATATGAAAGCAGCTGTTCGCCATAGCACAAATATAGACTTATATGAGaaagaatagaaaaaagaatccgcgacttaagtaaagacaaaaacaaaaagttgaaccaaactaacacaaaaaaaaaaaaatacattagtagttttcacgcacgaattttgTGCGTGGATAGGGgtcaactgtttttttttttttttttttttgtgttacctTGCCAATcatgttttttttcatactttgggcaaagattagtcatgttttaaaaccccaaaatatcaatattttatataaaacttaatatctttttttgcgtacaataatgtcggctcattacatcaagtccacctaaacgtttggattgtcgttttaggcGTTCTAAAGTGGGACGAAGTAAGTTTTGAAActtaagttttgaaacttgtcatatttatagggtttttatttaagtgttttattatatttgaatgtacaaatttaaatatttgatttaataataattcatccaatacgagaggtttatactaattaaaaaataattcattccatttaattacaatactaattcaaagcaatacaataataaattataataacaatacaatcttcaagttctagaggctctattacttcGAGACGTGCTTGTACTACCACGGCCTTGTTGCCCACACGAACGCTTGTCACGGCCATATTGCTTACATATAGAGCATttgcgagagtaagttctttcactaacatccatttgattgggtctacaactccgtgagttaatgcccaattttctgatgtaatccttgttagcaaccatcgaaaacggctcgtttggccaataagcttcattaccaagtgggtggaattggccggaatatgctctaaggtcgtggaccttgtattcccccgccacataatttgttaccgtttttctcattctctcgaaGCACTTGATGACATGAGAACACGGTACGTGGTACGTTTGtcacttaccacaagtgcatgttcTTGTTGCCTCATAAACGGTATGCACGTTTCCATCCTTACCATTGTAATAAcccgtcctaacttcatacacatgttgaattgggtcatactcggtcatttggtgacgCTCACATTTATTTctataatgctccatagttttgaagggctttggcatccatgtcccgCCGTCGGCTAATATCGCTCTGGCTTGCCTTGTCCTAACCACAAATCGCTCCACCACCtgcttgaaagtcattctcaccattgcggtgacaggTAGTCCTCGAGCAGATTTCAGCAAGCCATTGAAAGACTCTGAGTtgtttgttgtgagcatgccccatcttttGCCTCCATCAGCATgaagcgtccatttttcaactttgaGCTTCATCAACCAAATGTATGCGGGTTCACTCACTGCCCTGATCAGATCCATTTTTGCAGCCCATTTTCATTATTGATGCTCCATCGCAGCCCctcacatcaatttgtttagagtgcCATTATAAAACGTTGATTGCAAATTTGCCTTcaagtgccttaaacaatagcgaTGGTAAACAAAGGGAGGCTGCCACCCCGGTAAATTATCcgtattgtgcaatatgcctttataaCGATCAGACAGCACACATATGTCggtacgatccttaataacatgagttttcaaatgggtcaaaaagatcccccatgtgttgttgctctcgttagcggcaattgcgaaagcaagaggaaatattgacccattggcatccattcctattgcaattaggagcttgatGTCGTAGGCACCATATACATGCGTACCATCTATGGATATCACTAGTCGGcagtgagcaaaaccatcaatgcatggtttgaatgtccaaaatacgaagttgaagattttaccTCTATAAGCCGCCACTCTACAACGTATACCATGATTAAAATGTTGAGAGCTGCCATATACCTTGGCAGCGATTGAAAAGAAGTATGCCAATTCCCAAAGACCATCTCAAAAGCGCGTCTACGCCCGAGAAATCGCTTTCTGTTGCTTATAGTTTTACTATATATGGTTTGAACGTTtcgaatacaatctttaatgggGAACCtgcacaagtttaaacaaacaatatttagtaatgatctttcaattgatataagacatataatgtactaggtaggataagttaccttggcgtttcggcaatgtctttaagtaacactcgagcaatcatgtttgtatctaaattataatgatctgctcgattttcttccatatcacaagtgtgtcttTCGCGGAATTTTGTGATAGCCCATATACTATCAGGCTTAACAATTCCCCGAAGCAACCACTCACGTACCTTGATACCGTCGTCTACAAACTAACCTCCATATCTTTGTGTTTGACTAATAaaccttaaactccctcatgtccttaaaacaataaattttgacgGCCGTTGCAACGCTTTTTGGATGCGAACAACATTCCCTTTGCAAGGTAGCATCGATCTTTGTTGAGATCCTTTGGTTCAATCCGTGTTTTTAAGCGACTATCATAATcttctcttgtgaagacaaatgcatcatcACGACCACGCAGTCGTCAAGATAagggatattgttagaatgccacCGAATTGGGCTTTCGAAGTTGGGTTTTCAGCCATCGATAGTGGTACGTGGTGGTGCATTGGTTCTTGTTGGTTTTGGCTTTGAGGAATATTGTTGGTCATACCAACttaaacatcatcatcatcttcatcatcggttacctctgcattattagctatttcatcgtcatcacttgatgatgactcataataattaagaaaatcttcattattaaGTGCATGCATCCTCCTACACgaaaagtaacatatatatatatatatatatatatatgcataatttAATATCAAAGTGATGAACTTACTGTTGTTCATAAGCACTGTCATGGTGTAGAGAATGATCAACTCTACTGAACTGAGAGGAttgaccaacatccatatttggtaCCACTGGTGAGTTTTGAAAATAGCtcctataaagatttgaaaactggttatttaccaattcatacaataAACACATGCtactacacataataataataatataaaaaattcatatttaccaattttcattGTAAGCTTGATTAAATTACTGGCTTAGATTTTCCAGCGgcacttgaccactcaaaatgtctccataagaactaaagtccCAATAAGTGTTACCATGAATAGGCTGGACTTGAGGGATTTCTTCCCaaggtatcttttcaacatacatctcaagaacattaatgAATACTAAATCACGATATTCTTCCGGCGATCCCAAATAATCACTCAAAGATTCATCATCGTTGATATTGTGCATGCCATAACGCACTACACcgtttgatattgtttgtggatATACATGGGATTATTGAGATTCCAATCTCGGTGAGtgtagttttcattcttttgtgcatgtaactgactagtgtttcataatttaaagttgtTGGAAATTTAATATGGGCTTTTGGTTTGATACTATAACGAATGGAGTAATTGTCCTCGACGatatctccatcccaaaatagtgAAACCTTAACGGTTGAAgcattttgagacatttttttcaatgaagtttgattttttttgaatgacttgTAAGACTTAGACTTATGCAATTGATGAGTTTTTCACTCGTCAAGCCTTCAAGTTAAATAGATTCCTGAAATCGTCATGCGTGGTATGTTGTCAAATCTATACTTACagtgcgcattaaaatggtgcgcaatacaagtcgtattaaaacggtcaaataatgcagcaacgtattgtcaaatcaagcctttatgtgtcatagattcctgaaatcgtcatgcgtggtgtgttgtcaaatctaTACTTACAgtgcgcaatacaagtcgtattaaaacggtcaaataatgcagcaacgtattgtcaaatcaagcctttatgtgtcatagattcctgaaatcgTCAcgtgtggtgtgttgtcaaatcaatacttacagtgcgcattaaaatggtgtgCAATACAAGTCGTATTAAAaaggtcaaataatgcagcaacgtattgtcaaatcaaacctttatgtgtcatagattcctgaaattgtcatgcgtggtgtgttgtcaaatcaatacttatagtgcgcattaaaatggtgcgcaatacaagacGGGCAAATAATGCAGCTTGTACTTTTAGGGTTTCGTTTTAAGTTTTtgcactttcacgcacagattttgtgcgtgaaagggtattcttttaattttttgcacTTTGTCGCACAAATTCGTTAAGTTTTtgcctttcacgcacaaaatctgtgcgtgaaagggtaaAATATCTTTTTCCACTTTCACGCAGAAAATCTTTTtgcactttcacgcacagattttgtgcgtgaaagtgtctgcttttaattttttgcactttcacgcacactgattttgtgcgtgaaagggtctggttttaatattttgcactttcacgcacaaattttgtgCTTGAAAGGGGCCActttttcatcttatttttaaatttatgcttaactttatttcgaatgtgtcacgtttttttatattattaatttaggatgtgaaacaataataaagactaaaataatatgtataaatatgcaaaaaatatatattatttacgaTAAATTTTACAACACTAACGCTCCTGCGAGAGCTACATATCCCAGGCCATCTAGACAACGCCTAGAGGGGTTGCCAATAATGATGCGAGTGATCCGCATGTACCACTCCATGTACACATGGATGGGAGTGTCATGTCCGACCACCGCTAGGCTCGCCATCCTCACATCCCAACTCTGGACCTGCTGCTGCATATGGAGTCTCCATGCATCATCGACGCCCGCACGCTCATCCCTCGCATAGTGGTCATGCACCCAAACCGTAGCCGCGGCTATATTCTGTATATACCCAAACTGCCGTAACGCGCGGTCGGGCGCGTGATACTCAACgatatccatatgtatcaatggacaccgcgac
This portion of the Lycium ferocissimum isolate CSIRO_LF1 chromosome 1, AGI_CSIRO_Lferr_CH_V1, whole genome shotgun sequence genome encodes:
- the LOC132030520 gene encoding uncharacterized protein LOC132030520, with protein sequence MVIVLVQEVHWVSLAVTRVELQLTTSLHSGAQISIFSLLLHLFTIEFFQSLSSLNLATLQTQSDQIANILQNPENDIPIQDIRKFQQCRIHVHTPKLHIDYRIRNWRKTTN